One genomic segment of Pandoraea sputorum includes these proteins:
- a CDS encoding ABC transporter substrate-binding protein, with the protein MTGTKTTQRKAIAVLGAIAAAAAMFASGGAHAQVKIGFIGTLSGPGGALGQDQYDAFMLAVEQKGGKLGGVPVQVIKEDDQLKPDVGVQAATKLVERDKVSLITGVTFSNVMMAIHKNVTNAGVVMVGSNAGPAPIAGEQCSPNFFSTSWDNDELHEAGGQLSTDLGYKKMYVMAPNYQAGRDAVNGFKRDYKGQIVDEVYTQVNQPDYSAEIAQLAAAKPDAVYVFYPGGMGVNFVKQYRQAGLLGKIPLISVSTIDGSTLPALKEQAVGSITSAPYSPDLDNAQNKQFVAAFQKKYNRVPSMYAAQSYDAANLIDSALTKTKGSVTDREALRAALKSADFQSVRGSFKFASNQFPIAPFYRVDVVKDASGAAFANKGKIDVKTRANLASMCKIRS; encoded by the coding sequence ATGACGGGAACGAAGACCACGCAACGCAAAGCCATCGCCGTGCTGGGCGCCATCGCAGCCGCTGCTGCGATGTTCGCATCGGGGGGTGCCCATGCTCAGGTGAAGATCGGCTTCATCGGCACGCTCTCCGGTCCGGGCGGCGCGCTCGGACAGGACCAGTACGACGCCTTCATGCTCGCCGTCGAACAAAAGGGTGGCAAGCTCGGTGGCGTGCCGGTGCAGGTGATCAAGGAAGACGACCAGCTCAAGCCGGACGTCGGCGTGCAGGCCGCGACCAAACTGGTGGAGCGCGACAAGGTCTCGCTCATCACCGGCGTGACGTTCTCGAACGTGATGATGGCCATCCACAAGAACGTGACGAACGCAGGCGTGGTCATGGTCGGCTCGAACGCCGGCCCGGCCCCGATCGCGGGCGAGCAATGCTCGCCGAACTTCTTCTCGACCTCGTGGGACAACGACGAACTGCATGAAGCCGGCGGTCAGCTCTCGACCGATCTCGGCTACAAGAAAATGTACGTGATGGCCCCGAACTATCAGGCCGGACGCGACGCCGTGAACGGCTTCAAGCGCGACTACAAGGGCCAGATCGTCGACGAGGTGTACACGCAGGTCAACCAGCCCGACTATTCGGCCGAAATCGCCCAACTCGCCGCTGCCAAGCCGGACGCCGTCTACGTGTTCTACCCGGGCGGCATGGGCGTGAACTTCGTCAAGCAATACCGCCAGGCCGGTCTGCTCGGCAAGATTCCGCTGATCTCCGTGTCGACCATCGACGGCTCGACGCTGCCCGCACTGAAGGAACAGGCCGTAGGCAGCATCACCAGCGCGCCCTACTCGCCCGACCTCGACAACGCGCAGAACAAGCAGTTCGTTGCGGCCTTCCAGAAGAAGTACAACCGTGTGCCGTCGATGTACGCCGCGCAGTCGTACGACGCCGCGAACCTGATCGACTCCGCACTCACCAAGACGAAGGGCAGCGTGACCGACCGCGAGGCGCTGCGTGCCGCGCTCAAGTCCGCCGACTTCCAGTCCGTGCGCGGCTCGTTCAAGTTCGCCAGCAACCAGTTCCCCATCGCGCCGTTCTATCGCGTGGATGTGGTGAAGGACGCCAGCGGTGCCGCCTTCGCGAACAAGGGCAAGATCGACGTCAAGACGCGCGCCAACCTCGCGTCGATGTGCAAGATCCGCTCGTAA
- a CDS encoding ABC transporter ATP-binding protein has protein sequence MSLLRVDQLVKRYGGLTATDHFCLDVAPGELHAIIGPNGAGKSTLIGQLAGELRSDEGSIHFDGLDITSVPIEQRARAGLARSYQITSVFREFTALENVLVAVQAMQGHSFGFWRPAIREAALVEPAREILARTGLAARMNVPASALAHGEHRQLELAMALAGRPKLLLLDEPMAGMSQAESEQMTHLLAELKGDYGIVLVEHDMDAVFALADRITVLVYGRAIACGDADTIRRDAGVREAYLGDETRNEMLGATA, from the coding sequence ATGAGCCTCCTTCGTGTCGACCAACTGGTCAAACGCTATGGCGGACTGACCGCCACCGATCACTTCTGCCTCGACGTCGCACCGGGCGAACTGCACGCCATCATCGGCCCGAATGGCGCGGGCAAGAGCACGCTCATCGGCCAACTGGCGGGCGAGCTGCGCTCCGACGAAGGCAGCATTCATTTCGACGGGCTCGACATCACCTCGGTGCCCATCGAGCAACGTGCGCGTGCCGGGCTGGCGCGCTCGTATCAGATCACCTCGGTCTTCCGGGAATTCACGGCGCTGGAGAACGTGCTCGTCGCCGTGCAGGCGATGCAAGGGCATAGCTTCGGCTTCTGGCGTCCGGCGATCCGCGAAGCGGCGCTGGTCGAGCCGGCGCGCGAGATTCTGGCGCGCACGGGGCTGGCCGCCCGCATGAATGTGCCCGCCAGCGCGCTCGCGCACGGCGAACACCGTCAGCTCGAACTGGCCATGGCGCTGGCCGGCCGGCCGAAGCTGCTGCTGCTCGACGAGCCGATGGCCGGTATGTCGCAGGCCGAATCCGAACAGATGACGCATCTGCTTGCCGAGCTCAAGGGCGACTACGGCATCGTGCTGGTGGAACACGACATGGACGCCGTGTTCGCGCTGGCCGACCGCATCACGGTGCTCGTCTACGGACGTGCCATCGCCTGTGGCGACGCCGACACCATCCGCCGCGACGCGGGCGTGCGCGAAGCCTATCTCGGGGACGAAACCCGTAACGAAATGCTGGGAGCGACGGCATGA
- a CDS encoding LacI family DNA-binding transcriptional regulator — translation MADIRDVAQRAGCSIATVSRALNSPQLVRPETLARVQAAAAELKFRPNALGRQLRGERTGLIGVMLPTLGNPVFADCLEGIEAAIDGTGRRLLLVTTQYDPERERNAIETLLQQRVDGLLMTLADAEHSALVDDLAAEGVACQLVYNDAPERPCVSVDNRAAAAQGVNMLIEAGHRDIVMVTGALHASDRAKRRYLGYGDAMQAAGLTPLPAFEIDFNSGARGERVREWLAQRERDGARPTALFCSNDLLALGVMRALREAGLRVPDDISVLGFDGLAVGELLSPTLATVVQPSVEIGRHAAQRLLAQIDGRVGVVGASHDPSLSHALILPHEIRRGGTVSAPPARQA, via the coding sequence GTGGCAGATATTCGGGATGTGGCACAGCGTGCAGGATGCTCGATTGCGACCGTGTCGCGCGCGCTCAATTCGCCGCAACTGGTGCGTCCCGAGACGCTTGCCCGCGTGCAGGCGGCCGCTGCCGAGCTCAAATTCCGTCCCAATGCGCTCGGTCGCCAGTTGCGCGGCGAGCGGACCGGCCTGATCGGCGTGATGTTGCCCACGCTCGGCAACCCGGTCTTTGCCGATTGCCTCGAAGGCATCGAAGCCGCTATCGACGGCACGGGCCGCCGCCTGCTGCTCGTGACGACCCAATACGATCCCGAGCGGGAGCGCAACGCCATCGAAACCCTGCTGCAACAACGGGTCGACGGCTTGCTGATGACGCTCGCCGACGCCGAGCACAGCGCGCTTGTCGACGATCTCGCGGCCGAAGGCGTGGCGTGCCAACTCGTCTACAACGACGCCCCCGAGCGCCCCTGCGTGTCCGTGGACAACCGCGCGGCGGCCGCGCAGGGCGTGAACATGCTCATCGAAGCCGGACATCGCGACATCGTGATGGTGACGGGGGCGCTGCATGCGTCCGACCGCGCCAAGCGTCGATATCTCGGTTATGGCGACGCCATGCAGGCCGCAGGTCTCACGCCGTTGCCCGCGTTCGAAATCGACTTCAACAGCGGGGCACGCGGCGAGCGGGTGCGCGAATGGCTGGCGCAGCGCGAGCGCGACGGCGCGCGTCCCACGGCGCTGTTCTGCTCCAACGATCTGCTCGCGCTCGGTGTCATGCGAGCGCTGCGCGAAGCCGGTCTGCGTGTGCCGGACGACATCTCCGTTCTCGGCTTCGACGGCCTCGCCGTGGGCGAACTGCTCTCACCGACGCTCGCGACCGTGGTGCAGCCCAGCGTAGAAATCGGCCGTCATGCAGCGCAGCGTCTGCTTGCACAGATCGACGGGCGAGTCGGTGTTGTCGGTGCGTCGCACGACCCATCGCTCAGCCACGCGCTCATCCTGCCGCACGAGATTCGCCGGGGCGGCACTGTGTCTGCTCCGCCCGCCAGACAAGCATGA
- a CDS encoding branched-chain amino acid ABC transporter permease has protein sequence MKLNLRTAVPILLLVLLALVPLYATFAQQPFLLTLFGRIVVFAIAAVSLDLILGYGGMVSFGHALYLGLGAYVVGIMSFHGIDNGFLHLGVTLVLCALVGALTGLLSLRTTGIAFIMITLAFAQMFYFLAVSLKQYGGDDGLPVSAGSRFGSVTLDDPAVLYYVAFAVLCLCVWAGRRLVEARFGMVIRGARQNDRRMRALGYPTLRYKLVAYVISAMVCGVSGMLYANLTHFVSPAYMAWTASGELIVMVVLGGLGSFFGPVLGSAAMLLIEEWLKGMTEHWMIIFGPLIVVAVLLSRRGLYGLLGDLQVRLSRRTRTVEGKA, from the coding sequence ATGAAACTCAACCTACGCACCGCCGTGCCGATACTGCTGCTGGTCCTGCTGGCGCTGGTGCCCCTTTATGCGACGTTTGCTCAGCAACCGTTCCTCCTCACCCTCTTCGGCCGCATCGTGGTGTTCGCCATCGCCGCCGTCTCGCTCGATCTGATCCTCGGCTATGGCGGCATGGTCAGCTTCGGCCATGCCTTGTATCTCGGCCTCGGCGCTTACGTCGTGGGCATCATGAGCTTCCATGGCATCGACAACGGCTTCCTGCATCTGGGCGTGACGCTTGTCCTGTGCGCACTCGTTGGCGCACTCACCGGCCTGCTGTCTCTGCGCACGACCGGCATCGCTTTCATCATGATCACGCTGGCGTTCGCGCAAATGTTCTACTTCCTCGCCGTGAGCCTGAAGCAGTACGGCGGCGACGATGGTCTGCCCGTCTCGGCGGGCAGCCGCTTCGGCAGTGTGACGCTCGACGATCCTGCGGTGCTGTACTACGTCGCGTTCGCCGTGCTGTGCCTTTGCGTGTGGGCGGGCCGCCGCCTGGTCGAAGCGCGCTTCGGCATGGTGATTCGCGGCGCGCGTCAGAACGACCGCCGCATGCGCGCCCTCGGCTACCCGACACTGCGCTACAAGCTCGTGGCCTATGTCATCAGCGCGATGGTGTGCGGTGTGTCTGGCATGTTGTACGCCAATCTCACGCATTTCGTCTCGCCAGCCTACATGGCGTGGACCGCTTCGGGCGAACTGATCGTGATGGTCGTGCTGGGTGGCCTGGGCTCGTTCTTCGGGCCGGTGCTGGGCAGTGCGGCGATGCTGCTCATCGAGGAATGGCTCAAGGGCATGACGGAACACTGGATGATCATTTTCGGGCCGCTCATCGTCGTAGCGGTGCTGCTCTCGCGTCGCGGTCTGTACGGACTGCTGGGCGACCTGCAAGTGCGTCTGTCGCGTCGCACGCGCACCGTGGAGGGCAAAGCATGA
- a CDS encoding branched-chain amino acid ABC transporter permease — MSLTLFIMQCLNGLQLGVLLFLMAAGLTLVFGIMNFVNLAHGSLYMMGAFIAATVYNYTGSFALAAIAIVPAMLLIGLIVEFVALKTLYDRDHLDQVLATFGLILFFNELARMIWGPSPYYMEVPEWLSGTVNLFGLDYPAYRFLIIVVGLVVALGCYLLIHRTRIGMLIRAGSTHRQMVGALGVNIVLLNSLLFGLGAILAGIAGLMAGPILSVQPGMGEPILILTMVVIVIGGIGSVRGAFLAALIVGVVDTLGRTALPSILRSMMERSTADTAGPALASMLIYLVMAAVLAVRPQGLFPVKHG, encoded by the coding sequence ATGAGCCTGACGCTTTTCATCATGCAGTGCCTGAACGGACTGCAACTCGGGGTGCTGCTGTTTCTGATGGCCGCCGGTCTCACGCTGGTGTTCGGCATCATGAACTTCGTGAACCTCGCGCATGGCTCGCTGTACATGATGGGTGCGTTCATCGCCGCCACCGTCTACAACTACACCGGCTCGTTCGCACTGGCTGCCATCGCGATCGTGCCCGCCATGCTGCTGATCGGCCTGATCGTCGAATTCGTCGCGCTCAAGACGCTCTATGACCGCGATCACCTCGACCAGGTGCTGGCCACCTTCGGTCTGATCCTGTTCTTCAACGAACTGGCGCGCATGATCTGGGGACCGTCGCCGTACTACATGGAAGTGCCCGAATGGCTCTCCGGAACGGTCAACCTCTTCGGTCTCGACTATCCGGCTTATCGCTTCCTCATCATCGTGGTGGGCCTCGTGGTCGCGCTTGGCTGCTACCTGCTGATTCACCGTACCCGTATCGGCATGCTGATCCGTGCAGGCTCGACGCACCGTCAGATGGTCGGTGCGCTCGGCGTGAACATCGTGCTGCTCAACTCCCTGCTGTTCGGGCTGGGCGCGATTCTCGCCGGGATCGCCGGTCTCATGGCCGGGCCGATTCTGTCGGTGCAGCCGGGCATGGGCGAGCCGATCCTGATTCTGACGATGGTCGTGATCGTGATCGGCGGCATCGGTTCAGTGCGCGGGGCGTTCCTCGCAGCACTCATCGTCGGTGTCGTCGACACGCTGGGCCGCACGGCACTGCCCTCGATACTGCGCAGCATGATGGAGCGCAGCACGGCCGACACCGCAGGTCCCGCGCTGGCGTCGATGCTGATCTATCTGGTGATGGCGGCGGTCCTCGCGGTGCGTCCGCAAGGTCTTTTCCCGGTGAAACACGGCTGA
- a CDS encoding RidA family protein — protein sequence MSALQDTQARVVEGKAKPRGKFPHIKRAGDFLFVSGTSSRRPDNSYAGAQVDALGVTQLDIREQTRAVIENIRDILASEGATLADVVEVGSFLVNMNDFGGYNEVYGEYFDENGPTRTTVAVHQLPHPLLLIEIKCVAYAPRAR from the coding sequence ATGAGCGCATTGCAAGACACCCAGGCCCGCGTGGTCGAAGGCAAGGCCAAGCCGCGCGGCAAGTTCCCGCACATCAAGCGCGCAGGCGACTTTCTGTTCGTCTCGGGCACCAGCTCGCGACGCCCCGATAACTCGTATGCCGGCGCGCAGGTCGATGCGCTGGGCGTCACGCAGCTCGACATTCGCGAGCAAACGCGTGCCGTCATCGAGAACATTCGCGACATTCTCGCGAGCGAAGGCGCGACACTTGCGGACGTCGTCGAAGTCGGCTCGTTCCTCGTGAACATGAACGACTTCGGGGGGTACAACGAAGTGTACGGCGAGTATTTCGACGAGAACGGCCCGACGCGCACGACGGTAGCCGTGCACCAGTTGCCGCATCCGCTGCTGCTCATCGAGATCAAGTGCGTGGCCTATGCGCCGCGCGCACGCTAA
- a CDS encoding 3-hydroxyanthranilate 3,4-dioxygenase yields MLTYGKPFNFQRWIDDHAHLLKPPVGNQQVWQDSDFIVTVVGGPNHRTDYHDDPLEEFFYQFKGNAWVNLWIDGKPERIDLKEGDIFLLPPHVRHSPQRPEESSLCLVIERQRPAGLLDGFEWYCLSCGTLVHRVEVQLKSIVTDLPPLFEAFYGNETLRRCPGCGEIHPGRAAQPKTTTATSA; encoded by the coding sequence ATGTTGACGTATGGAAAGCCGTTCAATTTCCAGCGCTGGATCGACGATCACGCGCACCTGCTCAAGCCGCCCGTCGGTAACCAGCAAGTCTGGCAGGACAGTGATTTCATCGTGACGGTCGTCGGCGGTCCGAACCATCGAACCGACTATCACGACGATCCGCTCGAAGAGTTTTTTTATCAGTTCAAGGGCAATGCCTGGGTCAATCTCTGGATCGACGGCAAACCGGAACGCATCGACCTCAAGGAAGGCGACATCTTCCTGTTGCCGCCGCATGTGCGCCACTCGCCACAGCGTCCCGAGGAAAGCAGCCTGTGCCTGGTGATCGAGCGCCAGCGCCCGGCCGGTCTGCTCGACGGCTTCGAGTGGTACTGCCTGAGCTGCGGCACGTTGGTGCATCGCGTGGAAGTGCAGCTCAAGAGCATCGTGACCGATTTGCCCCCGCTCTTCGAGGCGTTCTACGGTAACGAAACGCTGCGTCGCTGCCCGGGCTGCGGCGAGATCCACCCCGGCCGCGCGGCGCAACCCAAGACAACCACAGCCACGTCGGCCTGA
- a CDS encoding amidohydrolase family protein, which translates to MKKIDMHAHFFPRITQEEAARLDAATAPWLRIDEGGETGNIMLDNRAFRPVYRALWDPSLRIEELDRHGVDLQVVCATPIMFGYRYEGRAVMDWVQRMNDLALEHCAYAPHRLKAMAQVPLQDLDLACAEASRAKATGHVGVQIGNHLGEKDLDDEQLVAFLRHCGDEHIPVLVHPWDMMTDGRMKKWMMPWLVAMPAETQLSILSLILSGAFERLPRSLKLCFAHGGGAFPYLLGRAENAWHCRDIVRADSPHPPSHYLDRFYVDSAVFDPRALRLLVDTMGVERIMLGSDHPFPLGEQDIGRLVADQPGLDDNARHRILAGNALEFFGL; encoded by the coding sequence ATGAAGAAAATCGACATGCACGCCCACTTCTTCCCGCGCATCACGCAGGAAGAAGCGGCCCGCCTCGACGCCGCTACCGCCCCGTGGCTGCGGATCGACGAAGGCGGCGAGACCGGCAACATCATGCTGGACAATCGCGCATTCCGTCCGGTGTACCGCGCCCTGTGGGATCCGTCGCTGCGCATCGAAGAACTCGACCGCCACGGCGTCGACCTGCAAGTCGTGTGCGCCACGCCGATCATGTTCGGCTATCGCTACGAGGGTCGCGCCGTCATGGACTGGGTCCAGCGCATGAACGACCTCGCGCTCGAACACTGCGCCTACGCCCCGCACCGCCTGAAGGCGATGGCGCAGGTGCCGTTGCAAGACCTCGACCTGGCCTGCGCCGAAGCCTCGCGCGCCAAGGCTACCGGCCACGTCGGCGTGCAGATCGGCAATCACCTCGGTGAGAAAGATCTGGACGACGAACAACTCGTGGCGTTTTTGCGGCACTGCGGCGACGAACACATCCCCGTGCTGGTTCATCCGTGGGACATGATGACCGACGGCCGCATGAAGAAGTGGATGATGCCGTGGCTTGTGGCCATGCCTGCCGAGACGCAACTGTCGATCCTCTCGCTGATCCTCTCCGGTGCGTTCGAGCGCCTGCCGCGCTCGCTCAAGCTGTGCTTCGCACACGGCGGCGGCGCGTTCCCGTACCTGCTCGGGCGCGCCGAAAACGCCTGGCATTGCCGCGACATCGTGCGCGCCGACAGCCCGCACCCGCCGTCGCACTATCTGGACCGCTTCTACGTGGATAGCGCCGTGTTCGATCCGCGCGCCCTGCGTCTGCTCGTGGACACAATGGGCGTGGAGCGCATCATGCTCGGCTCCGACCACCCGTTCCCGCTCGGCGAGCAGGACATCGGGCGTCTGGTGGCCGATCAGCCGGGCCTCGACGACAACGCACGACACCGTATTCTGGCCGGGAACGCACTGGAGTTCTTCGGGCTGTAA
- a CDS encoding SRPBCC family protein codes for MNDYHFLTLWRLTAPLDEVWDTLRDVDHWARWWPCVREVRTLDPGDADGIGAVRQLTWHGALPYSLTIETRVTHIDPMREVRTVATGEAEGTGVWRFDTEGSITVVRYAWDVHTKREWMNKLAPLARPLFRWNHNYVMRRGGEGLAATLNAHLVECLDSDLPPAAIGKERDPRELREARARVSHDSHR; via the coding sequence ATGAACGACTATCACTTCCTCACATTGTGGCGGCTCACTGCGCCGCTCGATGAAGTCTGGGACACCCTGCGCGACGTCGACCACTGGGCGCGCTGGTGGCCGTGCGTGCGAGAGGTCCGCACGCTCGACCCGGGTGACGCCGATGGCATCGGTGCCGTGCGCCAACTGACGTGGCACGGCGCACTGCCCTATTCACTCACCATCGAGACGCGCGTCACGCACATCGACCCGATGCGCGAAGTGCGCACCGTCGCCACCGGCGAAGCCGAAGGCACGGGCGTGTGGCGTTTCGATACCGAAGGCTCGATTACCGTCGTTCGTTACGCGTGGGATGTCCACACCAAGCGCGAATGGATGAACAAACTCGCGCCGCTCGCCCGGCCGCTGTTCCGCTGGAATCACAACTACGTGATGCGGCGTGGCGGCGAAGGTCTGGCCGCGACGCTCAATGCGCATCTGGTCGAGTGCCTCGACTCCGACTTGCCGCCAGCCGCCATCGGAAAAGAGCGCGACCCGCGCGAACTGCGCGAGGCGCGGGCTCGGGTCAGTCACGACTCGCACCGCTGA
- a CDS encoding ABC transporter ATP-binding protein, with amino-acid sequence MSTLLSLSGVESYYGASQALFGMQLNIERGAFVTLLGRNGMGKTTTVRSMTGLMRPARGEIVFDGQPVHASPSHRIARAGMGLVPEGRQIFPTLTVRENLVATAGNRHGAASPWTLERIYGLFPRLREREKNLGSNLSGGEQQMLAIGRALMTNPKLLILDEATEGLAPLIRGEIWQCLKQLKGSGLSILCIDKNLAPMLELGDQHYIVDKGRVAWQGDSSKLRQSLPELQAYLGV; translated from the coding sequence ATGAGCACCTTGTTGTCTTTATCCGGCGTCGAGTCGTACTACGGCGCGAGTCAGGCGCTGTTCGGCATGCAACTGAACATCGAACGCGGTGCTTTCGTCACCCTGCTCGGACGTAACGGCATGGGCAAGACGACCACCGTCAGGTCGATGACGGGGCTGATGCGCCCCGCACGCGGTGAGATCGTATTCGACGGGCAACCGGTACACGCAAGCCCGTCGCATCGCATTGCGCGCGCGGGTATGGGACTGGTCCCCGAAGGCCGTCAGATATTCCCCACGCTCACCGTGCGCGAGAACCTCGTGGCGACCGCTGGCAACCGCCATGGCGCGGCTTCGCCGTGGACGCTGGAGCGCATCTACGGCCTGTTTCCGCGTCTGCGCGAACGGGAGAAAAACCTCGGCAGCAATCTGTCCGGCGGCGAACAGCAGATGCTCGCCATCGGCCGTGCGTTGATGACGAATCCGAAATTACTCATTCTGGACGAAGCAACGGAAGGCCTCGCGCCGCTCATTCGCGGTGAAATCTGGCAATGCCTGAAGCAACTCAAAGGCAGCGGCCTGTCGATCCTCTGCATCGACAAGAATCTGGCGCCAATGCTCGAACTCGGCGACCAGCACTACATCGTCGATAAGGGCCGTGTGGCGTGGCAAGGCGACTCGTCGAAGCTGCGTCAGTCGTTGCCGGAATTGCAGGCCTACCTCGGCGTCTGA
- a CDS encoding 2-hydroxymuconic semialdehyde dehydrogenase, with protein sequence MSLATAPLLRHYVDGAFVATDRQFDNLSPVDGRLVAKVCEADAATVDRAVSAARRALHDGPWGKTTPAERAAVLHRIADGIQARFDEFVAAEVADTGRPEEQARTLDIARGIANFRMFADLIKTAGSEVYEMRAADGGDVMNYVTRKPLGVIGIISPWNLPLLLFTWKVAPALAMGNCVVAKPSEETPSSATLLAEVMDAAGVPPGVFNLVHGFGPNSAGEFLTKHPDVSAITFTGESRTGSAIMKAVADGVKEISFELGGKNAAVVFADADFDKAVDGVVRSSFTNAGQVCLCSERVYVERPIFDRFVAALAERAAALRIDAPDAEGVQMGPLVSRKHREKVLSYYQLAVEEGATVVTGGGVPTFGDARDEGAFVQPTVWTGLPDTARCVREEIFGPVCHVAPFDSEDEVIRRVNDSDYGLAGCVWTTNLSRAHRVARQFQTGLVWVNTWFLRDLRTPFGGVKLSGLGREGGRHSLDFYSEITNICIKL encoded by the coding sequence GTGAGCCTTGCGACTGCACCGCTGCTGCGGCATTACGTGGATGGCGCCTTCGTCGCCACCGACCGTCAGTTCGATAACCTCAGCCCGGTAGACGGGCGGCTCGTCGCAAAGGTCTGCGAAGCCGATGCCGCTACCGTCGATCGCGCCGTGAGCGCCGCCCGTCGCGCCCTGCACGACGGCCCGTGGGGCAAGACCACGCCCGCCGAGCGCGCAGCTGTGCTGCACCGTATTGCAGACGGCATTCAGGCACGTTTCGACGAGTTCGTCGCGGCCGAAGTGGCCGACACCGGCCGCCCCGAGGAACAGGCCCGCACGCTCGACATCGCGCGTGGCATCGCCAATTTCCGCATGTTTGCGGACCTCATCAAGACCGCTGGTAGCGAAGTCTACGAAATGCGTGCGGCCGACGGCGGCGACGTAATGAACTACGTCACGCGTAAGCCGCTAGGTGTGATCGGCATCATCTCGCCGTGGAATCTGCCGCTGCTGCTCTTCACGTGGAAGGTCGCCCCGGCGCTGGCCATGGGCAACTGCGTCGTTGCGAAGCCCTCGGAAGAAACGCCTTCGTCCGCCACCCTGCTCGCCGAAGTCATGGACGCCGCCGGTGTGCCGCCCGGTGTCTTTAATCTCGTGCATGGCTTCGGTCCCAACTCGGCCGGTGAGTTTCTGACGAAGCACCCGGACGTTTCCGCCATCACCTTCACCGGTGAATCGCGCACCGGCAGCGCCATCATGAAAGCGGTGGCCGACGGCGTGAAGGAAATCTCGTTCGAACTGGGCGGCAAGAACGCCGCTGTGGTCTTCGCCGACGCCGACTTCGATAAGGCTGTCGACGGTGTGGTGCGTTCGTCGTTCACCAATGCCGGTCAGGTCTGCCTGTGCTCGGAACGCGTCTATGTCGAGCGCCCGATCTTCGATCGCTTCGTCGCCGCCCTCGCAGAGCGCGCCGCCGCGCTGCGTATCGACGCACCGGACGCGGAAGGCGTTCAGATGGGTCCGCTCGTTTCCCGCAAGCATCGCGAAAAGGTGCTCTCGTACTATCAACTGGCCGTCGAAGAAGGTGCGACGGTGGTCACCGGCGGCGGTGTGCCGACCTTCGGCGACGCCCGAGACGAAGGTGCTTTCGTCCAGCCGACGGTGTGGACCGGCTTGCCCGACACGGCCCGCTGCGTACGCGAAGAGATCTTCGGCCCGGTGTGCCACGTCGCCCCGTTCGATAGCGAGGACGAAGTCATCCGCCGCGTGAACGACAGCGACTACGGTCTGGCCGGGTGCGTATGGACGACGAACCTGTCGCGCGCGCACCGGGTGGCGCGTCAGTTCCAGACAGGCCTGGTGTGGGTCAACACGTGGTTCCTGCGCGATCTGCGCACCCCGTTCGGCGGCGTGAAGCTCTCGGGCCTCGGCCGTGAAGGCGGGCGTCACTCGCTCGATTTTTATTCCGAAATCACCAACATCTGCATCAAGCTATAA
- a CDS encoding alpha/beta hydrolase, translating to MKRYRNFDEAELDVQYNARATTPNILDILTQYAEQSAHARATVPCVLDVAYGDHPDETLDIFPAPQPGAPVFFFVHGGYWRALNKSDSSNMAPAFTKAGATVVTVNYSLAPGASLDTIVDQTRRALAWVHRHIGEHHGDARRIHICGSSAGGHLVGMLLAQGWHAEYGVPEDVVAGAAPLSGLFDLTPIPFTHINEWMKLSADDAQRNSPFFHLPVRGCPLVVSYGETETPEFKRQTDDYLAAWRAKGYTGEYIPMPGTNHFDIVLTLNDAQSPLTQAIFRQMGLPREAT from the coding sequence ATGAAGCGCTACCGCAATTTCGACGAAGCCGAGCTGGATGTTCAGTACAACGCTCGCGCCACCACCCCCAACATTCTCGACATCCTCACGCAATACGCCGAGCAGAGCGCGCATGCCCGCGCCACCGTGCCGTGCGTGCTCGATGTCGCCTACGGGGACCACCCCGACGAAACGCTCGACATCTTCCCCGCGCCGCAGCCTGGCGCGCCGGTATTCTTCTTCGTTCACGGCGGCTACTGGCGCGCGCTGAACAAGAGCGATTCGAGCAACATGGCACCGGCGTTCACGAAAGCGGGTGCCACCGTCGTCACCGTCAACTATTCGCTCGCGCCGGGCGCGTCGCTCGACACCATCGTCGACCAGACGCGTCGCGCACTCGCGTGGGTCCATCGTCACATCGGCGAGCATCACGGCGACGCGCGTCGCATTCACATCTGCGGCAGTTCTGCCGGCGGTCATCTCGTCGGCATGCTGCTCGCGCAGGGCTGGCATGCCGAATACGGTGTGCCCGAGGATGTCGTCGCAGGGGCTGCGCCGCTGTCCGGCCTGTTCGACCTCACGCCGATTCCGTTCACGCACATCAACGAATGGATGAAGCTCTCGGCCGACGACGCACAACGCAACAGCCCGTTTTTCCACCTGCCGGTGCGCGGCTGCCCGCTCGTCGTGTCTTACGGCGAGACGGAGACGCCCGAGTTCAAACGCCAGACCGACGACTATCTCGCCGCATGGCGCGCGAAAGGTTACACGGGCGAGTACATTCCGATGCCGGGCACGAACCACTTCGACATCGTGCTCACGCTCAACGACGCGCAAAGCCCGCTCACGCAAGCCATCTTCCGTCAGATGGGCCTGCCCCGGGAGGCGACATGA